A single Triticum dicoccoides isolate Atlit2015 ecotype Zavitan chromosome 2A, WEW_v2.0, whole genome shotgun sequence DNA region contains:
- the LOC119356681 gene encoding serine carboxypeptidase-like, whose translation MGPTGQCRTLLLLLLAAAAAAPEHESLLRLPSSARSLAPKTPRSAGADLIRALNLHPRDAFPRRPGGVGVGGSDALPAGTLVERPIRLASLVAGDDGGGGTSVSNLGHHAGYYRLPTTHDARLFYFFFESRQHKKEDPVVIWLTGGPGCSSELALFYENGPFNIADNMSLLWNEFGWDQESNLIYVDQPTGTGFSYSSDSRDTRHNEATVSNDLYDFLQAFFKEHPEYVENDFYITGESYAGHYIPAFATRVYKGNKNNEGIHINLKGFAIGNGLTDPAIQYKAYTDYALDMGLITQSEFTKINKIVPACEFAVKLCGTSGTVSCFAAYFVCNTIFSSIRLIIGNKNYYDVRKPCVGSLCYDFSNLEKFLNLKSVRQSLGVGDIEFVSCSPTVYQAMLLDWMRNLEVGIPELLENDIKVLIYAGEYDLICNWLGNSRWVDSMEWSGKKAFVSSVEKPFTVDGKEAGILKSHGPLSFLKVHDSGHMVPMDQPKAALEMLKRWMSGNLSDASSSSQRLDFAI comes from the exons atgggacccacaggtcagtgtCGCACCCTCTTGCTtctgctcctcgccgccgccgccgccgcgccggagcaCGAATCCTTGCTCCGCCTCCCCTCCTCGGCGCGCTCCCTCGCCCCGAAGACCCCCCGCTCCGCCGGCGCCGACCTCATCCGCGCCCTCAACCTCCACCCTCGCGACGCCTTCCCCCGCCGCcccggcggcgtcggcgtcggcggcagCGATGCTCTCCCGGCCGGAACCCTCGTCGAGAGGCCGATCCGCCTCGCGTCtctggtggccggagacgacggcggcggcggcacgtcGGTGAGCAACCTCGGGCACCACGCCGGGTACTACCGCCTCCCCACCACTCACGACGCCAG gctcttctacttcttcttcgaatcCAGGCAGCACAAGAAGGAGGACCCCGTGGTGATCTGGCTGACGGgagggcccggctgcagcagcgagCTAGCCCTCTTCTACGAGAATGGCCCCTTCAACATAGCAGACAACATGTCGCTACTCTGGAATGAGTTTGGCTGGGATCAG GAGTCCAATCTTATCTATGTTGATCAGCCAACTGGGACTGGGTTCAGCTACAGCTCTGATTCGCGGGATACCCGCCATAACGAAGCGACCGTCAGCAACGACCTATATGACTTCCTGCAG GCCTTCTTCAAGGAGCACCCGGAGTATGTTGAAAACGATTTCTATATAACTGGGGAGTCATATGCTGGGCACTACATTCCTGCCTTTGCAACTCGGGtgtacaaggggaacaagaacaatgAGGGCATTCACATCAATCTGAAG GGTTTTGCAATTGGTAACGGACTTACAGATCCAGCGATACAGTACAAGGCATACACCGATTATGCATTGGATATGGGTTTAATCACACAGTCAGAATTTACCAAGATTAATAAAATAGTTCCTGCTTGTGAATTTGCTGTCAAGCTGTGCG GTACCTCTGGCACTGTATCTTGCTTTGCTGCCTATTTTGTTTGCAATACAATATTCAGTTCCATCAGGTTGATAATCGGGAACAAAAAT TATTATGACGTCAGGAAGCCATGCGTGGGGAGCCTATGCTATGATTTTTCTAACTTGGAGAAGTTTCTCAATCTGAAATCTGTCAGACAGAGCCTAGGCGTTGGAGACATAGAGTTTGTTTCCTGCAGCCCGACCGTCTATCAGGCTATGCTCTTAGATTGGATGAGGAACCTTGAAGTTGGGATACCTGAACTCCTTGAGAACGACATCAAAGTGCTGATTTATGCTGGAGAGTATGATCTCATATGCAACTGGCTAG GAAACTCAAGATGGGTAGACTCTATGGAATGGTCTGGAAAGAAAGCCTTCGTGTCCTCGGTGGAGAAACCCTTCACGGTTGATGGAAAAGAAGCCGGCATTCTAAAAAGCCACGGCCCTTTGAGTTTTTTGAAG GTCCACGATTCTGGTCACATGGTACCCATGGATCAACCGAAGGCCGCCTTGGAGATGCTCAAGAGGTGGATGTCAGGAAACCTTTCAGACGCCTCCTCGAGCTCTCAGAGGCTCGACTTCGCCATATAA